The Desulfobacterales bacterium region GTTTGGACCGCGCGGATTATCGGCTGGCGCATCGAAATCCCTTGACGGATTTGCCGGCGCGTGGCGGCGGGGTCGCCGGCAAATACAGCGATGAAACACCACGCTGGTATTACGACTATGCTTATTCCCTGATGACCCAGCAGGCCGCTGATGGCAGATTTACAGCCGTTTCGGTCCGTAACAATGGGCTTACCGCATATAGCCATGGTGTATGGAATACTTACAGCGCTCAGTCTTATGCCATCCTTGTACTTGAGCGCTCTTTGGGCGGCGCCTGCCTGGATTCGGATACTGATGGCGTTTGCGATGATGTAGACAACTGCGTGCAGGTAGCAAATCCCAACCAGGAAGATGCGGATGGAGACGGTGTGGGCGATGCCTGCGACAATTGTCCCGAGGTTGCCAATCCGGATCAATTGGACTCCGATGGAGACGGCGTGGGCGATGCCTGTGCACCTTTTGTGGCGATCTGTGATGTGGACGGTGACGGCGACATTGATCGAGCGGATACGAATGCGATCTTAAGCAGTAGAAACCAGCCGGCGAGCGGTCCGGATGATCCGATGGATGCGGACGGCGACGGTATCATCACCCTTAAAGACGTCAAGCTCTGTATCCGCCTGTACACCAATTAAAACCGCTTAACCACGGCCGCAAATCGATTTCGCTCAGCATGACGGGATTAATTTGCGGCCGTGCAAAGATAAGCAATAACGCAACAAACGGAATCAGGAGGTATAAAATCATATGAAAAAACTAAGCATGGTATTATTAACGTTGTTTTTAGTCATCGGGTTATCCGGCACGGGTAATGCGGCACTGATGGGGGATTTGTTGAACGGCACTTCAATCACGGTCGGGGATAAGCTTTTTGATAATTGGGCCATCGAGGTGCTGATTGATGACGCTGGTACTTTCGATCCGACGGGCATTGAAGTTATCGGGATTAATGATAACCCCTTAAACCCGGGGCTTAGCTTCTTATCAAACGGCGCTTTTTATGTAGAAGATGGCGATTGGCTTGATATTGAAATCAGCTTTAAGGTGACCGTCCTGAATCCCTCTCTTTTCATCAATGGCGTTTCGCTTGAAATGACAGATGGCGTTATGACCAAGCTGGATGGTGGGCTCTTTGGCACCGTGGTAATCGGGGAGGATATAGGTACCACCGAAGGGGATAACGATCTATCAGCTTTTGATCCATGGGTTGAGTGGGATCCGGAGTTCGGAATAGTTGCGCTTTCAGACGCCGTGAGTCTTGACCCGATATCAGAAATTTGGGTGCTGAAAGATATTTTTCTGACGAGTGAAGCAGGTGGTACCGTAAGCCTGGATGGTTTTCAGCAGCGTTTTTCGCAGACGCCGGTTCCCGAGCCGTCCACCATGTTGC contains the following coding sequences:
- a CDS encoding PEP-CTERM sorting domain-containing protein: MKKLSMVLLTLFLVIGLSGTGNAALMGDLLNGTSITVGDKLFDNWAIEVLIDDAGTFDPTGIEVIGINDNPLNPGLSFLSNGAFYVEDGDWLDIEISFKVTVLNPSLFINGVSLEMTDGVMTKLDGGLFGTVVIGEDIGTTEGDNDLSAFDPWVEWDPEFGIVALSDAVSLDPISEIWVLKDIFLTSEAGGTVSLDGFQQRFSQTPVPEPSTMLLLGFGLVALGGYVRRKRQ